In the Ensifer adhaerens genome, one interval contains:
- a CDS encoding ABC transporter permease, whose translation MNVAVALLISGLVVLFVGQNPLEAVGYLISGSLGSGEGIGFTLYFATSFLFTGLAVAVASHAGLFTIGAEGQAYLGGLGIALVCLSLDRIVPWYVTLVPAAAAGMLFGAAWAFIPAYLQAKRGSHLVITTIMFNFIASSIMIYVLVNLIKEPGSMAPQTRLFDSGGLVPKLGEILPVNIGTAPLNVSLFIAIAAAAFVWVLIWKTKLGFEIRATGANPAAARNAGISYVKITIVCMLISGALAGLAGINILMGDLGKLQLDFPAGIGLVGVAVALMGRGHPVGIAIASVLFGVLYQGGAEISFWMPNVTRELIMLIQGLVILFAGALSLMFRRSVYSLADLLRFSKPEA comes from the coding sequence ATGAACGTCGCCGTTGCGCTCCTGATTTCAGGGCTGGTGGTGCTCTTCGTCGGTCAGAACCCGCTGGAGGCGGTGGGCTATCTCATCAGCGGTTCGCTGGGATCGGGTGAGGGGATCGGCTTCACGCTCTACTTCGCAACCAGCTTCCTATTCACGGGGCTTGCGGTTGCGGTGGCGTCCCATGCCGGCCTCTTCACGATCGGAGCCGAGGGACAGGCCTATCTCGGTGGTCTCGGTATCGCGCTCGTCTGCCTGTCGCTTGACCGCATCGTCCCATGGTACGTGACGCTCGTCCCGGCGGCGGCGGCGGGAATGCTGTTTGGCGCAGCATGGGCCTTCATCCCGGCCTATCTCCAGGCCAAGCGCGGCAGCCACCTCGTCATCACGACGATCATGTTCAATTTCATCGCGTCGTCGATCATGATCTACGTGCTGGTCAACCTGATCAAGGAACCGGGCAGCATGGCGCCGCAGACGCGCCTCTTCGACAGCGGCGGTCTCGTGCCGAAGCTCGGGGAAATCCTGCCGGTCAACATCGGAACCGCACCGCTCAATGTCAGTCTGTTCATTGCCATTGCGGCAGCAGCCTTCGTCTGGGTCCTGATCTGGAAGACGAAGCTCGGTTTCGAAATCAGGGCGACGGGTGCCAATCCGGCCGCGGCCCGGAACGCCGGCATCAGCTACGTCAAGATCACCATCGTCTGCATGTTGATATCGGGCGCTCTCGCGGGGCTTGCCGGCATCAACATCCTGATGGGTGATCTGGGCAAGCTGCAGCTTGATTTCCCGGCCGGCATCGGCCTGGTCGGGGTTGCTGTCGCCCTCATGGGGCGCGGCCATCCAGTCGGGATCGCCATCGCGTCGGTCCTCTTCGGGGTCCTCTATCAGGGCGGCGCGGAAATCTCCTTCTGGATGCCGAACGTCACGAGGGAGCTGATCATGCTCATCCAGGGACTGGTCATTCTTTTTGCCGGCGCGCTGAGCCTGATGTTCCGGAGGTCGGTCTATTCGCTGGCCGATCTCCTGCGCTTCTCGAAACCGGAGGCCTGA
- a CDS encoding ABC transporter ATP-binding protein — MKAENSSPKNVLELDGINKSFGSVVANKDVNLAVKAGSIHGIVGENGAGKSTLMSILYGFYQADSGAIRIDGKEVGIADSRAAIAHGIGMVHQHFKLVENFTVLENIILGAEDGAFLPSSRRKARLELQRLAREYELQVDLEAITEDLPVGVQQRVEILKALYRQARILILDEPTGVLTPSEADHLFRILRRLRDEGKSVILITHKLREIMDATDTVSVMRRGELIATAPTSSMTKESLAELMVGRRVLLRVDKSPATPGEVVFDVRNLIVRDQRGVRMVKDVSLSVRAGEIVGIAGVAGNGQTELLEALAGNCVPESGTVLLNGAEIAADPFKRRAAGVAHVPEDRHAIGLILSFPLRENASLGYHRRPEFGTSPMLKRSQLQQYAQDYISDYDIRPPNPDLRTSLFSGGNQQKIVLAREIEHDPAMLLVGQPTRGVDIGAIEFIHRRLIELRDQNKAILLVSVELDEIRALSDRILVMFDGAIVGEASPDASERELGLLMAGITQEDQGRG, encoded by the coding sequence ATGAAAGCGGAAAACAGCTCCCCGAAGAACGTGCTGGAGCTTGACGGCATCAACAAGAGCTTTGGCTCGGTGGTTGCGAACAAGGACGTGAATCTCGCGGTCAAGGCCGGCAGCATTCACGGCATCGTCGGTGAAAACGGTGCCGGAAAGTCGACCCTGATGTCCATTCTCTATGGTTTCTATCAGGCCGATTCCGGCGCGATACGCATCGACGGCAAAGAGGTCGGGATCGCAGACAGTCGGGCGGCGATCGCCCACGGCATTGGCATGGTCCACCAGCATTTCAAGCTGGTCGAGAACTTCACTGTCCTGGAGAACATCATTCTCGGTGCAGAAGACGGCGCGTTTTTGCCCTCCAGTCGGCGCAAGGCGCGTCTCGAACTGCAGCGCCTTGCCAGGGAATACGAGCTGCAGGTCGATCTGGAAGCGATCACGGAAGACTTGCCGGTCGGCGTCCAGCAGCGCGTGGAAATCCTCAAGGCGCTTTATCGCCAGGCGCGAATCCTCATCCTCGACGAGCCGACGGGTGTTCTGACGCCGAGCGAGGCCGACCACCTGTTCCGCATTCTCCGTCGCCTTCGCGACGAAGGAAAGAGCGTCATCCTCATCACGCACAAGCTGCGCGAAATCATGGATGCGACGGATACGGTGTCGGTCATGCGGCGCGGAGAGCTGATCGCCACCGCCCCGACATCGTCCATGACGAAGGAGAGCCTTGCCGAGCTCATGGTCGGCCGACGGGTGCTTCTGCGCGTCGACAAGTCGCCAGCGACGCCAGGAGAGGTCGTCTTCGACGTGAGGAACTTGATCGTCCGCGACCAGCGCGGCGTGCGCATGGTCAAGGACGTTTCCCTTTCCGTTCGTGCGGGGGAAATCGTCGGCATCGCCGGCGTGGCCGGCAACGGCCAGACAGAGCTTCTCGAAGCGCTGGCGGGAAACTGCGTGCCGGAATCGGGCACAGTTCTCCTCAACGGCGCCGAGATTGCGGCCGACCCATTCAAACGCCGGGCGGCAGGGGTTGCCCATGTGCCCGAGGACCGGCACGCGATCGGCCTTATCCTGTCGTTCCCGCTGCGCGAAAATGCGAGCCTCGGCTATCACCGGCGTCCGGAATTCGGAACGAGCCCGATGCTGAAGCGGTCGCAGCTCCAGCAATATGCGCAGGATTACATTTCCGACTACGACATCCGTCCGCCCAATCCCGATCTTCGCACATCGCTTTTTTCGGGCGGGAACCAGCAGAAGATTGTGCTGGCGCGCGAGATCGAGCACGACCCTGCAATGCTCCTGGTCGGCCAGCCGACGCGCGGGGTCGATATCGGCGCCATCGAATTCATCCATCGAAGGCTGATCGAACTGCGCGACCAGAACAAGGCGATCCTTCTCGTGTCGGTGGAACTCGACGAGATCAGGGCGCTCTCCGACCGCATTCTCGTCATGTTCGATGGCGCGATCGTCGGAGAGGCAAGTCCGGACGCCTCGGAGCGCGAACTGGGCCTGCTCATGGCTGGCATTACGCAAGAAGATCAAGGGAGAGGCTAA